GACCTCCGGGCCAAGGGCCAGACCGGCGCGTTGCCTTCCGGCATCTTCAGGACCACGGGAAGTGAAAACAAGTGACCATCCTCAACGAGCCCGCCGCGGCCGGCGGGGGCGCCGGGGCCGTCACGGTCGGCGGGGGCCAGCGCACCCGCAAGCCGGGTTCCACCATCATCAAGTGGCTGACCACCACCGACCACAAGACGATCGGCACCCTCTACCTGGGGACGTCCTTCGCCTTCTTCCTGATCGGTGGCATCCTCGCCCTGGTCATGCGCGCCGAGCTGGCTCGTCCCGGGACCCAGATCCTGTCGAACGAGCAGTTCAACCAGGCGTTCACGATGCACGGCACGATCATGCTGCTGATGTTCGCGACGCCGCTCTTCGCGGGCTTCGCGAACTGGATCATGCCGCTGCAGATCGGCGCGCCTGACGTGGCGTTCCCCCGGCTGAACATGTTCGCCTACTGGCTCTACCTGTTCGGCTCGACCATCGCGGTGGCCGGCTTCGTCACCCCGCAGGGCGCCGCCGACTTCGGCTGGTTCGCCTACTCGCCGCTCTCCGACGCCGTCCGCTCGCCGGGCGTCGGCGCCGACATGTGGATCATGGGCCTGGCCTTCTCCGGCTTCGGCACGATCCTCGGCGCGGTCAACTTCATCACCACCATCATCTGCATGCGCGCGCCCGGCATGACGATGTTCCGGATGTCGATCTTCGTCTGGAACGTCCTGCTGACCGCCGTGCTGGTCCTGCTGGCCTTCCCCGTGCTCGCCGCCGCGCTGTTCGCGCTGGAGGCGGATCGGAAATTCGGGGCACACGTCTTCGATCCGGCGAACGGCGGGGCCCTGCTCTGGCAGCACCTCTTCTGGTTCTTCGGCCACCCCGAGGTGTACATCATCGCGCTGCCGTTCTTCGGCATCGTGTCGGAGATCATCCCGGTCTTCAGCCGCAAGCCGATGTTCGGCTACTCCGGCCTGATCGCGGCCACCATCGCGATCGCCGGCCTGTCCGTGACGGTGTGGGCGCACCACATGTACGTCACCGGCCAGGTGCTGCTGCCGTTCTTCTCCTTCATGACCTTCCTGATCGCGGTCCCGACCGGGGTGAAGTTCTTCAACTGGGTCGGCACCATGTGGAAGGGCTCCCTGAGCTTCGAGACGCCGATGCTCTGGACGGTCGGCTTCCTGGTGACCTTCCTCTTCGGTGGTCTGACGGGCGTGCTGCTCGCCTCCCCGCCGATCGACTTCCACGTCTCGGACTCGTACTTCGTCGTCGCCCACTTCCACTACGTGGTCTTCGGCACCGTCGTCTTCGCGATGTTCGCCGGCTTCCACTTCTGGTGGCCGAAGATGACCGGCAAGATGCTCGACGAGCGCCTTGGCAAGATCACCTTCTGGACGCTGTTCATCGGCTTCCACGCCACCTTCCTGGTCCAGCACTGGCTCGGCGCCGAGGGCATGCCCCGCCGCTACGCCGACTACCTGGCCTCGGACGGCTTCAC
The sequence above is drawn from the Kitasatospora sp. NBC_00315 genome and encodes:
- the ctaD gene encoding cytochrome c oxidase subunit I — translated: MTILNEPAAAGGGAGAVTVGGGQRTRKPGSTIIKWLTTTDHKTIGTLYLGTSFAFFLIGGILALVMRAELARPGTQILSNEQFNQAFTMHGTIMLLMFATPLFAGFANWIMPLQIGAPDVAFPRLNMFAYWLYLFGSTIAVAGFVTPQGAADFGWFAYSPLSDAVRSPGVGADMWIMGLAFSGFGTILGAVNFITTIICMRAPGMTMFRMSIFVWNVLLTAVLVLLAFPVLAAALFALEADRKFGAHVFDPANGGALLWQHLFWFFGHPEVYIIALPFFGIVSEIIPVFSRKPMFGYSGLIAATIAIAGLSVTVWAHHMYVTGQVLLPFFSFMTFLIAVPTGVKFFNWVGTMWKGSLSFETPMLWTVGFLVTFLFGGLTGVLLASPPIDFHVSDSYFVVAHFHYVVFGTVVFAMFAGFHFWWPKMTGKMLDERLGKITFWTLFIGFHATFLVQHWLGAEGMPRRYADYLASDGFTTLNTVSTIGSFLLGLSILPFLYNVWKTAKYGEKVEVDDPWGYGRSLEWATSCPPPRHNFLTLPRIRSESPAFDLHHPEIAALDYLEAHGEPAKHFAGVTPAKYDNPQLTKGKKEGDA